One genomic region from Vallicoccus soli encodes:
- the recN gene encoding DNA repair protein RecN, which translates to MLELLRIRDLGVIDDAEIELSPGLTVLTGETGAGKTMVVTGLGLLLGGKGDAARVRSGARAAVVEGCVAVPAGHPALARAQEAGGELDDGRLLVARTVSAEGRSRGHVGGRAVPLAVLGELGEELVAVHGQDDQRRLLRPSRQRAALDRFAGAGVADLLARWQTAYGRLRAVRRELEELTTRGRERAQEADLLRFGLAEVEQVAPQPGEDAELAAEDQRLAHADALRQAAASAHAALLGDPVAPDAVDAVGLVAGARRAAEQAGEHDPALAALGQRLGEVSYLLADVAADLASYAEGVDADPARLAAVQERRAALGALTRKYGEDVDAVLAWAERAGRRLLELDGSDERLDALRQEEAGLASDLGRLAAELSAARTAAAGRLADAVTAELGALAMPHARVVVQVTQAEAPRGASGASGASDASGASDASGASGASGASGASGASGASGAASGAAGVDVLDVPGPDGPRPLVAGPHGVDDVALLLAPHPGAQPLPLHRGASGGELSRVMLAVEVVFAGADPVPTFVFDEVDAGVGGAAAVEIGRRLAVLARSAQVLVVTHLPQVAAFADRHLRVVKTDDGSVTRTGVVALDDGARVLELSRMLAGLEGSETAVAHAEELLRSARAGTDGAGGRGTAGAGRRAGGAGRTRRPAARRTG; encoded by the coding sequence GTGCTGGAGCTCCTGCGGATCCGCGACCTCGGCGTCATCGACGATGCCGAGATCGAGCTGTCCCCGGGCCTCACCGTCCTCACCGGCGAGACGGGCGCGGGCAAGACGATGGTCGTGACGGGCCTCGGCCTGCTGCTGGGCGGCAAGGGCGACGCCGCACGGGTGCGCTCGGGGGCGCGCGCAGCGGTGGTCGAGGGCTGCGTGGCCGTGCCCGCCGGGCACCCCGCGCTCGCGCGCGCCCAGGAGGCCGGCGGCGAGCTCGACGACGGGCGCCTGCTCGTGGCGCGCACGGTCTCCGCGGAGGGCCGCAGCCGCGGGCACGTCGGGGGGCGCGCCGTCCCCCTCGCGGTGCTGGGCGAGCTCGGGGAGGAGCTCGTCGCGGTCCACGGGCAGGACGACCAGCGCCGGCTGCTGCGCCCCTCCCGCCAGCGCGCCGCGCTCGACCGCTTCGCCGGGGCGGGCGTCGCGGACCTGCTCGCGCGGTGGCAGACGGCCTACGGCCGGCTGCGCGCGGTGCGCCGCGAGCTCGAGGAGCTGACGACGCGCGGACGCGAGCGGGCGCAGGAGGCCGACCTGCTGCGGTTCGGCCTCGCGGAGGTCGAGCAGGTCGCGCCGCAGCCGGGCGAGGACGCCGAGCTCGCCGCGGAGGACCAGCGCCTCGCGCACGCCGACGCGCTGCGCCAGGCGGCGGCGTCCGCGCACGCCGCGCTGCTCGGCGACCCGGTGGCGCCCGACGCCGTCGACGCGGTCGGCCTCGTCGCCGGCGCCCGCCGCGCCGCGGAGCAGGCGGGCGAGCACGACCCCGCCCTCGCCGCGCTGGGCCAGCGGCTGGGCGAGGTGTCCTACCTGCTGGCCGACGTGGCCGCGGACCTCGCGTCCTACGCCGAGGGCGTGGACGCCGACCCGGCGCGCCTCGCCGCGGTGCAGGAGCGGCGCGCGGCGCTGGGCGCGCTCACCCGCAAGTACGGCGAGGACGTCGACGCCGTGCTCGCCTGGGCCGAGCGCGCCGGTCGCCGCCTGCTCGAGCTCGACGGCTCCGACGAGCGCCTCGACGCGCTGCGCCAGGAGGAGGCCGGGCTCGCGTCCGACCTCGGGCGCCTGGCCGCCGAGCTCTCCGCCGCGCGCACCGCTGCGGCGGGGCGCCTGGCCGACGCCGTCACCGCCGAGCTCGGCGCCCTCGCGATGCCGCACGCCCGCGTGGTCGTCCAGGTGACCCAGGCCGAGGCTCCCAGGGGCGCGTCCGGTGCGTCCGGTGCGTCCGATGCGTCCGGTGCGTCCGATGCGTCCGGTGCGTCCGGTGCGTCCGGTGCGTCCGGTGCGTCCGGTGCGTCCGGTGCGTCCGGCGCGGCGAGCGGGGCGGCGGGGGTCGACGTGCTCGACGTGCCCGGGCCGGACGGACCGCGGCCGCTCGTGGCGGGCCCGCACGGCGTCGACGACGTGGCCCTGCTCCTCGCGCCCCACCCCGGCGCGCAGCCGCTGCCGCTGCACCGCGGGGCGTCCGGCGGTGAGCTGTCCCGGGTGATGCTCGCCGTCGAGGTGGTCTTCGCCGGCGCGGACCCCGTGCCGACCTTCGTGTTCGACGAGGTCGACGCGGGCGTCGGCGGCGCGGCCGCGGTGGAGATCGGGCGCCGGCTCGCGGTGCTCGCCCGCAGCGCGCAGGTGCTCGTCGTGACGCACCTGCCCCAGGTCGCCGCGTTCGCCGACCGGCACCTGCGCGTGGTGAAGACCGACGACGGCTCGGTCACGCGCACCGGGGTCGTCGCCCTCGACGACGGGGCGCGCGTGCTCGAGCTCTCGCGCATGCTCGCCGGCCTCGAGGGCAGTGAGACCGCCGTGGCGCACGCTGAGGAGCTGCTGCGCTCGGCCCGCGCGGGCACGGACGGCGCCGGCGGGCGGGGCACCGCCGGCGCCGGGCGCCGGGCCGGCGGCGCGGGCCGGACCAGGCGTCCGGCGGCGCGGCGGACCGGCTGA
- a CDS encoding copper transporter, with translation MIDFRYHLVSIIAIFMALAVGIVLGSGPLREPIDNTISQQADQLREQRNDLQEELRLTEQRVAYQEDVVAALGAGVTDGRLAGRRVVLVTAPGADPEVAQELGEAVAAAGGTVTGTVGVVDTWLDPANEEELDEVTSRLVLPGTTFPEDSDARERMDTVLASALVTRSPRDDPQSDPGAQALLTGLEELGHLTVDGTPSERAGLALVVAAPAPEDAAVAGVQTGGLVDLVAALDRQGAGTVVAGTQSANSEGGLVREVRTEGATEGSVSTVDTADSAAGRLSAVLALDAEAEGATGAYGYGAEADEVLPELADAP, from the coding sequence GTGATCGACTTCCGCTACCACCTCGTCTCGATCATCGCCATCTTCATGGCGCTGGCGGTGGGCATCGTGCTCGGCTCCGGGCCGCTGCGCGAGCCCATCGACAACACCATCAGCCAGCAGGCGGACCAGCTGCGCGAGCAGCGCAACGACCTGCAGGAGGAGCTGCGGCTCACCGAGCAGCGCGTGGCGTACCAGGAGGACGTCGTCGCCGCCCTCGGCGCGGGCGTCACCGACGGTCGCCTGGCGGGCCGGCGCGTCGTCCTCGTCACCGCGCCCGGCGCCGACCCGGAGGTCGCGCAGGAGCTGGGGGAGGCCGTCGCCGCCGCCGGGGGCACGGTCACCGGCACCGTCGGCGTCGTCGACACGTGGCTCGACCCCGCCAACGAGGAGGAGCTCGACGAGGTCACCAGCCGCCTCGTCCTGCCGGGCACGACGTTCCCCGAGGACTCCGACGCCCGCGAGCGCATGGACACGGTCCTGGCCAGCGCCCTGGTCACCCGCTCGCCCCGGGACGACCCGCAGAGCGACCCCGGCGCGCAGGCGCTGCTGACCGGGCTGGAGGAGCTCGGGCACCTCACCGTCGACGGCACGCCGTCCGAGCGCGCGGGGCTGGCGCTCGTCGTCGCCGCGCCCGCGCCGGAGGACGCGGCGGTCGCGGGCGTGCAGACCGGCGGGCTGGTCGACCTCGTCGCCGCCCTCGACCGCCAGGGCGCCGGCACCGTCGTCGCCGGCACCCAGAGCGCCAACTCCGAGGGCGGGCTCGTGCGCGAGGTGCGCACCGAGGGGGCGACCGAGGGCAGCGTGTCGACGGTGGACACCGCCGACAGCGCGGCCGGGCGGCTCAGCGCGGTCCTCGCCCTCGACGCCGAGGCCGAGGGCGCGACCGGGGCCTACGGCTACGGCGCCGAGGCCGACGAGGTGCTGCCCGAGCTCGCCGACGCCCCGTGA
- a CDS encoding NUDIX domain-containing protein translates to MAAPWDGPVADEVADRRVRSSEVVFHGKVWDVRRDEVDLGDGQTVVRDVLQHPGAVGVLALDDDERVLLVRQYRHPTGRMLWEAPAGLLDVEGERPLAAAQRELVEEAGYRAQRWHVLVDYYNSPGGTTEAFRCYLARGLEAVAEDERHEGEGEERDMPAAWVPLDEAVDLVLAGALHNPTTVSGVLAAAAARSRGWSGLRPADAPWPERFPEG, encoded by the coding sequence ATGGCGGCCCCCTGGGACGGCCCCGTCGCCGACGAGGTCGCGGACCGGCGGGTCCGCTCCAGCGAGGTCGTGTTCCACGGCAAGGTCTGGGACGTGCGCCGCGACGAGGTCGACCTCGGCGACGGGCAGACCGTGGTCCGCGACGTGCTCCAGCACCCCGGCGCCGTCGGCGTCCTCGCGCTCGACGACGACGAGCGGGTGCTGCTCGTGCGCCAGTACCGCCACCCGACGGGGCGGATGCTCTGGGAGGCGCCGGCCGGGCTGCTCGACGTCGAGGGGGAGCGGCCGCTCGCGGCCGCGCAGCGCGAGCTCGTCGAGGAGGCCGGGTACCGCGCGCAGCGCTGGCACGTCCTCGTCGACTACTACAACTCCCCGGGCGGCACGACCGAGGCGTTCCGCTGCTACCTCGCGCGGGGGCTCGAGGCCGTCGCCGAGGACGAGCGGCACGAGGGCGAGGGCGAGGAGCGCGACATGCCGGCCGCCTGGGTGCCGCTCGACGAGGCGGTCGACCTGGTGCTCGCGGGGGCCCTGCACAACCCGACGACCGTGAGCGGCGTCCTGGCCGCGGCCGCCGCCCGCAGCCGCGGGTGGAGCGGTCTGCGCCCGGCCGACGCGCCCTGGCCCGAGCGGTTCCCGGAGGGCTGA
- the murJ gene encoding murein biosynthesis integral membrane protein MurJ, with amino-acid sequence MSAARAARGVAAGAALIAAVTLLARVTGFGRWLVFSRTVGAPDGTSCLATAYQTANMLPNIVFEVVAGGALAVSVVPLVAGAAARGDEDAARRAASALLTWALLVLVPLAALGALAAGPLMRLLTGGDGACGAGDSARVAAGFFVVFAPQVALYGVAVVASGVLNARRRFLAPALAPLLSSLVVVGAYLGFQATYAGSRDDLDAVPAGALLWLSLGTTGGVAVLALTSLVPVLVRERLRPALRFPPGAARRARTLAGAGLAGLVAQQVATLAVLVAARDDPGAINVYTYAWAVYLLPYAVLAVPIATASFSALSEQAGRGDRAAFAGTAAATTRAVLLVSLLGSAVLVAAAAPTARVFGVEPAWTMAWALVAFAPGLAGQALVAHLGRALSAAGRGGAAARGTVAGWGVAAAGSILGGALLPGGWTATGVGAATSAGMLLAGALLLRSLRAAGGTAATAGAVRAGAAGLAGAVPGAAAGAGVAAGLGAALPAAGPVLSAVEAAAAGGAAALVAAGAVLLLDGDDLRPLLARLLRRTRTPAPTAEAAATRPGAPTDPGGPA; translated from the coding sequence GTGAGCGCCGCGCGCGCCGCCCGCGGGGTCGCCGCCGGCGCCGCCCTCATCGCCGCCGTCACCCTGCTGGCGCGGGTCACGGGGTTCGGCCGGTGGCTGGTGTTCAGCCGCACGGTCGGCGCCCCGGACGGGACGAGCTGCCTGGCCACGGCGTACCAGACGGCGAACATGCTGCCCAACATCGTCTTCGAGGTGGTCGCGGGCGGCGCGCTCGCGGTGAGCGTCGTCCCGCTCGTGGCCGGCGCCGCGGCCCGCGGCGACGAGGACGCCGCCCGCCGCGCGGCCTCGGCCCTGCTCACGTGGGCGCTGCTCGTCCTCGTGCCGCTGGCCGCGCTGGGGGCGCTGGCCGCCGGGCCGCTCATGCGCCTGCTCACCGGCGGCGACGGCGCCTGCGGCGCGGGGGACAGCGCCCGGGTGGCCGCGGGGTTCTTCGTGGTCTTCGCCCCGCAGGTCGCCCTGTACGGGGTCGCGGTGGTGGCCAGCGGGGTCCTCAACGCCCGGCGGCGCTTCCTCGCCCCGGCGCTGGCCCCGCTGCTGTCGAGCCTGGTGGTCGTCGGCGCCTACCTCGGGTTCCAGGCGACGTACGCCGGCAGCCGGGACGACCTCGACGCGGTGCCGGCCGGTGCGCTGCTCTGGCTCTCCCTCGGCACGACCGGCGGGGTGGCCGTGCTCGCGCTCACCAGCCTCGTCCCGGTGCTCGTGCGCGAGCGGCTGCGCCCCGCGCTGCGCTTCCCGCCCGGGGCGGCCCGCCGGGCCCGTACCCTCGCCGGGGCGGGGCTCGCCGGGCTCGTCGCCCAGCAGGTGGCCACGCTCGCGGTGCTCGTCGCCGCCCGCGACGACCCCGGTGCGATCAACGTCTACACCTACGCGTGGGCGGTCTACCTGCTGCCGTACGCCGTGCTGGCCGTGCCCATCGCCACCGCCAGCTTCTCCGCCCTGTCCGAGCAGGCGGGGCGCGGCGACCGAGCCGCCTTCGCCGGCACGGCTGCTGCCACGACCCGCGCGGTGCTCCTCGTGTCGCTGCTGGGCAGCGCCGTGCTCGTCGCCGCGGCCGCCCCCACCGCGCGCGTCTTCGGCGTCGAGCCCGCCTGGACGATGGCATGGGCGCTCGTCGCCTTCGCACCCGGGCTGGCGGGGCAGGCGCTCGTCGCGCACCTGGGCCGGGCGCTGTCCGCCGCCGGCCGCGGCGGCGCCGCCGCGCGCGGCACGGTCGCCGGCTGGGGGGTCGCGGCCGCCGGGTCGATCCTCGGCGGCGCGCTCCTGCCCGGGGGCTGGACCGCCACCGGCGTCGGTGCGGCCACCTCCGCGGGCATGCTCCTCGCCGGTGCGCTGCTGCTGCGGTCGCTGCGCGCGGCCGGCGGGACCGCCGCCACGGCCGGCGCGGTGCGGGCCGGCGCGGCCGGGCTCGCGGGCGCCGTCCCGGGCGCCGCCGCCGGCGCCGGCGTCGCCGCCGGGCTCGGCGCGGCGCTGCCCGCGGCGGGGCCGGTCCTCAGCGCGGTCGAGGCGGCCGCCGCCGGCGGCGCCGCCGCGCTCGTCGCGGCCGGCGCCGTCCTGCTCCTCGACGGCGACGACCTGCGCCCCCTGCTCGCCCGGCTGCTGCGCCGCACGCGCACCCCCGCCCCCACCGCGGAGGCCGCTGCGACCCGCCCCGGCGCACCCACCGACCCCGGAGGTCCCGCGTGA
- a CDS encoding glycosyltransferase family 4 protein → MKTTLVLGTSTGGVGQHVRSLAAGLVAAGDEVLVAGPAATQEQFGFRATGARFAPVEVSSAPRPVADLRSVRRLRAVLAAERPDVVHAHGLRAGALAVLAGARPLVVTWHNAVLGSGPQRLVLAGLERLVARGADLTLGASSDLVERARALGARDARLAPVAAPPLPAPRRDAAAVRAGLGLGDRPLVLAVGRVAPQKAYDVLLAAAATWAARDPTPLVAVAGEGPDRGAWQARADAAGAPVRFLGHRDDVADLLAAADVAVLTSAWEARALVAQEALRAGTPLVATAVGGVPDLVGDAAVLVPWGPRDEVARGVAAGVVRLLDDPAERERLAAAGRERAAGWPDGAAVLRQLRGAYRGLAGG, encoded by the coding sequence GTGAAGACCACCCTCGTCCTCGGCACGAGCACCGGCGGCGTCGGGCAGCACGTGCGGTCCCTCGCCGCCGGGCTGGTGGCCGCCGGCGACGAGGTGCTCGTCGCCGGGCCCGCCGCCACGCAGGAGCAGTTCGGCTTCCGCGCGACCGGGGCGCGCTTCGCCCCGGTCGAGGTGTCCAGCGCGCCGCGCCCGGTCGCCGACCTGCGCAGCGTCCGCCGGCTGCGGGCGGTGCTCGCCGCCGAGCGGCCCGACGTCGTGCACGCGCACGGGCTGCGCGCCGGGGCCCTCGCGGTCCTCGCCGGGGCCCGCCCGCTGGTCGTGACCTGGCACAACGCGGTGCTCGGCAGCGGCCCGCAGCGGCTCGTGCTCGCCGGGCTCGAGCGGCTCGTCGCCCGCGGCGCCGACCTCACGCTCGGCGCGTCCTCCGACCTGGTCGAGCGGGCCCGTGCGCTCGGCGCGCGCGACGCGCGCCTGGCCCCCGTCGCCGCGCCGCCGCTGCCCGCCCCCCGCCGGGACGCGGCCGCGGTGCGCGCGGGGCTCGGCCTCGGCGACCGCCCGCTCGTGCTCGCCGTCGGGCGGGTGGCGCCGCAGAAGGCGTACGACGTGCTCCTCGCCGCCGCCGCGACCTGGGCGGCCCGCGACCCGACGCCGCTCGTCGCGGTCGCGGGGGAGGGGCCGGACCGCGGGGCGTGGCAGGCCCGGGCCGACGCCGCCGGGGCGCCGGTACGCTTCCTCGGGCACCGCGACGACGTGGCCGACCTCCTCGCGGCCGCCGACGTCGCCGTGCTCACCAGCGCCTGGGAGGCCCGGGCCCTCGTCGCCCAGGAGGCGCTGCGGGCGGGGACGCCGCTCGTCGCCACGGCGGTCGGCGGCGTGCCGGACCTCGTCGGCGACGCCGCCGTCCTCGTGCCGTGGGGCCCGCGGGACGAGGTGGCGCGGGGGGTCGCCGCGGGGGTCGTACGGCTCCTCGACGACCCCGCCGAGCGGGAGCGCCTGGCGGCGGCCGGGCGGGAGCGGGCGGCCGGCTGGCCGGACGGCGCGGCCGTGCTCCGGCAGCTGCGGGGGGCGTACCGCGGGCTCGCCGGCGGCTGA
- the ald gene encoding alanine dehydrogenase translates to MRIGIPREVKNREYRVAITPAGVNELVRHGHEVFVEREAGVGSSIPDADYAAAGATVLDSPDDVWAEGDLVLKVKEPVAEEYGRMRSGQTLFTYLHLAASRDCTEALLKAGVTGIAYETVELPDRTLPLLAPMSEVAGRLAPQVGAHTLLRASGGRGILLGGVPGVYAAKTVVIGAGVSGMSAAAIALGMQAEVLLLDKDIARLRQADAIYQGHLQTIASNQYEIERAVLDADLVIGAVLVPGAKAPTLVSNELVSRMKPGSVLVDISIDQGGCFEDSRPTTHDDPTYPVHGSLFYCVANMPGAVPHTSTYALTNVTLPYAVELADRGWRDAVRRDPALAKGVNTVDGQVAYGPVAEAHGLDGVALADVLG, encoded by the coding sequence ATGAGGATCGGCATCCCCCGCGAGGTCAAGAACCGCGAGTACCGCGTGGCCATCACGCCCGCCGGCGTCAACGAGCTCGTGCGCCACGGCCACGAGGTGTTCGTCGAGCGCGAGGCGGGGGTCGGCTCGTCGATCCCCGACGCGGACTACGCCGCCGCGGGCGCCACCGTGCTCGACAGCCCCGACGACGTGTGGGCCGAGGGCGACCTCGTGCTCAAGGTCAAGGAGCCGGTGGCGGAGGAGTACGGGCGCATGCGCTCGGGCCAGACCCTCTTCACGTACCTGCACCTGGCGGCCTCGCGCGACTGCACCGAGGCGCTGCTCAAGGCCGGGGTGACCGGGATCGCGTACGAGACCGTGGAGCTGCCCGACCGCACCCTGCCGCTGCTGGCCCCGATGTCCGAGGTCGCCGGGCGCCTCGCCCCGCAGGTCGGCGCGCACACCCTGCTGCGCGCCAGCGGCGGGCGCGGCATCCTCCTCGGCGGCGTCCCCGGCGTCTACGCCGCCAAGACGGTCGTCATCGGCGCGGGCGTGTCGGGCATGAGCGCGGCCGCGATCGCCCTCGGCATGCAGGCCGAGGTGCTCCTGCTCGACAAGGACATCGCCCGGCTGCGCCAGGCGGACGCGATCTACCAGGGGCACCTGCAGACGATCGCGTCGAACCAGTACGAGATCGAGCGGGCCGTCCTCGACGCCGACCTCGTCATCGGCGCGGTGCTCGTGCCGGGGGCGAAGGCGCCGACGCTGGTGTCGAACGAGCTCGTGTCGCGGATGAAGCCCGGCTCCGTGCTCGTCGACATCTCCATCGACCAGGGCGGCTGCTTCGAGGACTCGCGCCCCACGACGCACGACGACCCGACGTACCCGGTGCACGGCTCGCTCTTCTACTGCGTCGCCAACATGCCCGGCGCGGTGCCGCACACCTCGACGTACGCGCTGACCAACGTCACCCTGCCCTACGCCGTCGAGCTCGCCGACCGGGGCTGGCGCGACGCGGTCCGCCGCGACCCGGCGCTGGCCAAGGGCGTCAACACCGTGGACGGCCAGGTCGCCTACGGCCCGGTCGCCGAGGCGCACGGCCTCGACGGGGTGGCCCTGGCCGACGTCCTCGGCTGA
- the steA gene encoding putative cytokinetic ring protein SteA produces the protein MRIATMRRRQSTTDDPGVHGVARLDRRTKALTKRLQPGDVAVIDHIDLDRVSAEALVACRAGAVVNVAPSISGRYPNLGPEILVEAGIPLLDGVGPDVMHALQEGDVVRLDEDTLFHGEAVVARGARQSTETVARAMEEARAGLAVQLEAFAGNTMDYLRRERELLLDGVGVPDVRTQLEGRHALVVVRGYHYKEDLQALRPYIREYRPVMIGVDGGADALLEAGYPPDMIVGDMDSVADGTLRSGAELVVHAYRDGRAPGLSRLEAMGLESVVFPATGTSEDVAMLLADDKGAEIIVAVGTHNTLVEFLDKGRAGMASTFLTRLRVGGKLVDAKGVSRLYRSRISTWQLVLLVLAGLLTLLVAVAATPNGQTVLDLLRSYWDSFTFWLQGLFS, from the coding sequence ATGAGGATCGCGACCATGCGCAGGCGGCAGAGCACCACCGACGACCCGGGGGTCCACGGGGTCGCCCGCCTGGACCGACGCACGAAGGCGCTCACCAAGCGGCTGCAGCCGGGCGACGTCGCGGTCATCGACCACATCGACCTCGACCGGGTCAGCGCCGAGGCGCTCGTGGCCTGCCGGGCCGGCGCCGTCGTCAACGTGGCGCCGAGCATCAGCGGGCGCTACCCCAACCTCGGCCCGGAGATCCTCGTCGAGGCCGGCATCCCGCTGCTCGACGGCGTGGGGCCCGACGTCATGCACGCCCTGCAGGAGGGCGACGTCGTCCGGCTCGACGAGGACACCCTGTTCCACGGCGAGGCCGTCGTGGCGCGCGGCGCCCGCCAGAGCACCGAGACCGTCGCCCGGGCGATGGAGGAGGCCCGCGCCGGGCTCGCCGTGCAGCTCGAGGCCTTCGCCGGCAACACCATGGACTACCTGCGCCGCGAGCGGGAGCTGCTGCTCGACGGCGTCGGCGTCCCCGACGTGCGGACCCAGCTCGAGGGGCGCCACGCGCTGGTCGTCGTGCGCGGCTACCACTACAAGGAGGACCTGCAGGCCCTGCGGCCCTACATCCGCGAGTACCGCCCCGTGATGATCGGGGTGGACGGCGGGGCCGACGCGCTGCTGGAGGCGGGCTACCCGCCGGACATGATCGTGGGCGACATGGACTCCGTCGCGGACGGCACGCTGCGCAGCGGGGCGGAGCTGGTGGTGCACGCGTACCGGGACGGGCGCGCGCCGGGCCTGTCCCGCCTCGAGGCCATGGGCCTGGAGAGCGTCGTGTTCCCCGCGACGGGCACCAGCGAGGACGTCGCGATGCTCCTCGCCGACGACAAGGGCGCCGAGATCATCGTCGCCGTCGGCACCCACAACACCCTCGTGGAGTTCCTCGACAAGGGGCGTGCGGGCATGGCCAGCACGTTCCTCACCCGCCTGCGCGTCGGCGGCAAGCTCGTCGACGCCAAGGGCGTGAGCCGGCTCTACCGCAGCCGCATCTCCACCTGGCAGCTCGTGCTGCTCGTGCTCGCCGGGCTCCTGACCCTCCTCGTCGCCGTGGCCGCCACGCCGAACGGGCAGACCGTGCTGGACCTGCTCCGCAGCTACTGGGACAGCTTCACCTTCTGGCTGCAGGGGCTCTTCTCGTGA
- a CDS encoding CTP synthase, with the protein MAALETTKHIFVTGGVASSLGKGLSASSLGRLLRARGLRVTMQKLDPYLNVDPGTMNPFQHGEVFVTDDGAETDLDIGHYERFLDEDLPGSANVTTGQVYSAVIAKERRGEYLGDTVQVIPHITDEIKRRMREAAGPDLDVIITEIGGTVGDIESQPFLEAARQVRQDVGRDNVFFLHISLVPYIGPSGELKTKPTQHSVAALRSIGIQPDAIVLRADREVPEGVKRKISSMCDVDVDGVVAAVDAPSIYDIPKVLHSEGLDAYVVRRLGLPFRDVDWTDWDELLRRVHRPARRVTIALVGKYVDLPDAYLSVTEALRAGGFANDCRIDLRWVPSDACRTPEGAARELDGVDGVCVPGGFGVRGIEGKLGAVRHAREQGIPLLGLCLGLQCMVIEYARDVAGLEGASSAEFDPQTPHPVIATMAEQRDVVAGERDMGGTMRLGLWTATLAEGSLARATYGAAQVEERHRHRYEVNNAYRAQLEEAGLVFSGTTADGRLVEFAELPRDVHPFFLATQAHPELRSRPTRPHPLFSGLVAAAVERAAGTGGAPVDVTTASAGMGV; encoded by the coding sequence TTGGCAGCGCTCGAGACCACCAAGCACATCTTCGTCACGGGCGGCGTCGCCTCCTCCCTCGGCAAGGGCCTGTCGGCCTCGAGCCTGGGCCGGCTCCTGCGGGCCCGCGGCCTGCGGGTCACGATGCAGAAGCTCGACCCGTACCTCAACGTCGACCCGGGGACGATGAACCCGTTCCAGCACGGCGAGGTGTTCGTCACCGACGACGGGGCGGAGACCGACCTGGACATCGGGCACTACGAGCGCTTCCTCGACGAGGACCTGCCGGGCTCCGCCAACGTCACCACCGGGCAGGTCTACTCCGCGGTCATCGCCAAGGAGCGCCGCGGGGAGTACCTCGGTGACACGGTCCAGGTGATCCCGCACATCACCGACGAGATCAAGCGCCGCATGCGCGAGGCCGCCGGGCCCGACCTCGACGTCATCATCACCGAGATCGGCGGGACCGTCGGCGACATCGAGTCCCAGCCGTTCCTGGAGGCCGCCCGCCAGGTGCGCCAGGACGTCGGGCGCGACAACGTGTTCTTCCTGCACATCTCGCTCGTGCCCTACATCGGCCCGTCGGGGGAGCTGAAGACCAAGCCGACGCAGCACTCCGTCGCCGCGCTGCGCTCGATCGGCATCCAGCCCGACGCCATCGTGCTGCGCGCGGACCGCGAGGTGCCCGAGGGCGTCAAGCGCAAGATCTCGAGCATGTGCGACGTCGACGTGGACGGCGTCGTCGCCGCGGTGGACGCGCCGTCGATCTACGACATCCCCAAGGTGCTGCACTCCGAGGGCCTCGACGCGTACGTCGTGCGCCGCCTCGGGCTGCCGTTCCGCGACGTGGACTGGACCGACTGGGACGAGCTGCTGCGCCGGGTCCACCGCCCGGCCCGGCGCGTCACCATCGCGCTCGTCGGCAAGTACGTCGACCTGCCCGACGCCTACCTGTCGGTCACCGAGGCGCTGCGCGCCGGCGGCTTCGCCAACGACTGCCGGATCGACCTGCGCTGGGTGCCCTCGGACGCGTGCCGCACCCCCGAGGGCGCGGCCCGCGAGCTGGACGGCGTCGACGGGGTCTGCGTGCCCGGCGGGTTCGGCGTGCGCGGCATCGAGGGCAAGCTCGGGGCCGTCCGGCACGCCCGCGAGCAGGGCATCCCGCTACTCGGGCTGTGCCTCGGCCTGCAGTGCATGGTCATCGAGTACGCCCGCGACGTGGCCGGCCTGGAGGGGGCGAGCTCGGCGGAGTTCGACCCGCAGACGCCGCACCCGGTCATCGCGACGATGGCCGAGCAGCGCGACGTCGTCGCGGGGGAGCGCGACATGGGCGGCACGATGCGCCTCGGGCTCTGGACCGCCACGCTCGCCGAGGGCTCGCTGGCCCGCGCGACGTACGGCGCGGCGCAGGTCGAGGAGCGCCACCGGCACCGCTACGAGGTCAACAACGCGTACCGCGCGCAGCTGGAGGAGGCCGGGCTCGTCTTCTCCGGCACCACGGCGGACGGGCGGCTCGTGGAGTTCGCCGAGCTGCCGCGCGACGTGCACCCGTTCTTCCTGGCCACCCAGGCGCACCCGGAGCTGCGCTCGCGCCCGACCCGCCCGCACCCGCTGTTCAGCGGGCTGGTCGCGGCGGCCGTCGAGCGCGCGGCGGGCACCGGCGGCGCCCCGGTCGACGTGACGACCGCGTCGGCCGGCATGGGCGTCTGA